A portion of the Microbulbifer agarilyticus genome contains these proteins:
- a CDS encoding protein-disulfide reductase DsbD family protein: MLLSIFNRTVFLASVLLIACWSGLSAAQETASGDHVKVRWLVPDTFGPGAETIGFYFEVDPGWHVYWRNAGDSGAAPRFDFAGATGEVGPIQWPFPVRLPIEHLTNLGYEGDVAYLFEVTPNAGAMDIVVNLEWLVCKVDCIPGYGIMTLSRPVGEAASWQPQDVQLRDRFQAMVPAEATAENFPWQVAAVAASPQANTLQLELAPREAGVELSTPDVFPLDGGLLTAKAPEVAQAGENIRYTFERVPGAPMPPTTGFVVSDGERGWQLDDQEIQAGAASASAAAGTAGSAPASTQPLWLLILAAIAGGAILNLMPCVFPVLSIKLFSLAGHDGQAAHRVKEGLRYAAGVLVTFAALGALLLVLRAGGSAIGWGFQLQSAPVVLGLILLFWVMALSFSGLYEFGHHLMNVAGRSRGGSFATGVLAVFVAAPCTGPFMGAALGAATLLPAYSAMAIFLGLGIGLALPFVLLCVFPALLNRLPAPGPWMETLRQALAFPLYATVIWLLWVLGRLVGESGWLIGAMLMLVIVFAFWLGRHAFRGSRWLAWGLVLAALAASFSAANRLQEQGVASGSVQQQEAAAGWQPYDRNAIAQALASGQAVFIDYTAAWCITCQVNKKLVLDTAEVADLFRENDVYLVRADWTNQDPEITRALGELGRNSVPVYAWYPAGERTPVLLPQILQVSMIKDLFSEN, translated from the coding sequence TTGTTGCTTTCGATTTTTAACCGCACTGTTTTTCTGGCCTCTGTGCTGCTGATCGCCTGTTGGAGTGGTTTGTCTGCTGCTCAGGAAACCGCCAGTGGCGATCACGTCAAGGTGCGCTGGTTGGTGCCCGATACCTTTGGCCCAGGTGCCGAAACCATTGGTTTTTACTTTGAGGTAGACCCTGGCTGGCACGTGTACTGGCGCAATGCCGGGGATTCCGGTGCCGCGCCGCGCTTTGATTTTGCCGGTGCCACCGGCGAGGTGGGGCCTATCCAGTGGCCATTTCCTGTGCGCCTGCCCATCGAGCACCTGACAAACCTCGGTTACGAGGGCGATGTCGCCTATTTGTTTGAGGTGACCCCCAACGCTGGGGCGATGGATATTGTGGTGAATCTGGAGTGGTTGGTGTGCAAAGTGGACTGCATTCCCGGCTACGGCATCATGACCCTGTCGCGGCCCGTGGGCGAAGCAGCGAGCTGGCAGCCACAGGATGTGCAGTTGCGCGACCGCTTTCAGGCAATGGTCCCGGCTGAGGCCACTGCGGAGAACTTTCCCTGGCAGGTAGCGGCGGTTGCGGCTTCGCCACAGGCGAACACCCTTCAGCTTGAGCTGGCGCCACGAGAAGCGGGGGTGGAGTTATCCACACCGGATGTTTTTCCCCTCGACGGCGGATTGCTGACGGCAAAAGCGCCAGAGGTGGCGCAAGCTGGCGAAAACATCCGCTATACCTTTGAGCGGGTCCCCGGCGCTCCCATGCCCCCAACCACTGGCTTTGTGGTGAGCGACGGCGAGCGGGGCTGGCAGCTGGACGATCAGGAAATTCAGGCTGGCGCGGCGAGTGCGTCTGCTGCTGCCGGTACTGCTGGTTCTGCGCCAGCGAGCACTCAGCCCTTGTGGCTACTGATTCTGGCCGCCATTGCCGGTGGTGCAATTCTCAATTTAATGCCATGCGTATTCCCGGTGCTTTCGATCAAGCTGTTTAGCTTGGCCGGGCACGACGGACAGGCGGCGCATCGGGTGAAGGAAGGGCTGCGCTATGCTGCCGGGGTGCTGGTGACCTTTGCCGCACTCGGTGCACTGTTACTCGTGTTGCGCGCAGGCGGTTCCGCCATTGGCTGGGGTTTCCAGCTGCAATCGGCGCCGGTGGTGCTTGGACTGATTCTGTTGTTCTGGGTGATGGCATTGTCCTTCAGTGGCCTGTATGAATTTGGCCATCACCTGATGAATGTGGCGGGGCGCAGCCGCGGCGGCAGTTTTGCCACCGGCGTGCTGGCGGTGTTTGTCGCGGCCCCCTGTACCGGTCCCTTTATGGGCGCGGCCCTGGGCGCCGCTACCTTGTTGCCGGCATACAGTGCCATGGCGATCTTCCTCGGCCTGGGTATCGGCCTGGCACTGCCATTTGTGTTGCTGTGTGTGTTCCCTGCGCTGCTGAACCGCTTACCGGCGCCGGGCCCGTGGATGGAAACATTGCGCCAGGCGCTGGCCTTCCCACTCTATGCCACGGTGATCTGGTTGCTGTGGGTGCTGGGGCGTTTGGTAGGCGAGAGTGGCTGGCTGATCGGCGCGATGCTGATGCTGGTGATCGTGTTCGCCTTCTGGTTGGGGCGCCACGCATTCCGCGGTAGCCGCTGGCTGGCCTGGGGATTAGTTCTGGCTGCTCTCGCGGCAAGTTTTAGTGCGGCAAACCGCCTGCAGGAGCAGGGCGTTGCCAGTGGTAGCGTGCAGCAGCAGGAGGCCGCGGCGGGCTGGCAGCCCTACGACCGCAATGCTATTGCCCAGGCGCTGGCCAGTGGGCAGGCGGTATTTATTGATTACACCGCAGCCTGGTGTATTACCTGTCAGGTGAATAAAAAACTGGTGCTGGATACGGCGGAAGTTGCAGATCTGTTCCGCGAAAACGATGTCTATCTGGTGCGTGCCGACTGGACCAACCAAGATCCGGAAATTACCCGCGCACTGGGCGAGCTGGGGCGCAATTCCGTACCCGTGTATGCCTGGTATCCAGCAGGCGAGCGGACGCCGGTACTGCTGCCACAGATTTTGCAGGTCAGCATGATTAAAGATTTATTTAGTGAGAATTAA
- the selD gene encoding selenide, water dikinase SelD, which produces MSDSTPSTPVRLTQYSHGAGCGCKISPAVLDKILADSDAPQMDPNLWVGNHSRDDAAVYGLDEQLGVVSTTDFFMPIVDDPYDFGRIAATNAISDIYAMGADPLMAIAILGWPVNLLPPEVAREVIRGGRAVCADAGIPLAGGHSIDAPEPIFGLAVTGVVEKQRLKRNDSARAGDKLFLTKPLGIGILTTAEKQEKLRSEDAGTARDLMCTLNRPGSRFARMDAVSAMTDVTGFGLLGHLVEMADGSNLTARIRYDAVPRIPGVDHYLQQGCVPGGTGRNFDSYGHRVSLSSEDQKQLLADPQTSGGLLVAVAPQQEAEFLAATAEFGLELQPIGELVAPDSEGAQRGPAVIVE; this is translated from the coding sequence ATGAGCGATTCCACACCATCAACCCCAGTACGCCTCACCCAGTACAGCCACGGCGCTGGCTGCGGCTGCAAGATCTCGCCCGCGGTGCTCGACAAGATTCTCGCCGATAGCGATGCGCCGCAAATGGACCCGAACCTGTGGGTTGGTAACCACTCACGGGACGACGCTGCCGTATACGGCCTGGATGAACAGCTGGGCGTGGTTTCCACCACCGATTTCTTTATGCCCATCGTAGATGACCCCTACGATTTCGGGCGCATCGCCGCGACCAATGCAATCAGTGACATCTACGCCATGGGCGCAGACCCACTGATGGCCATCGCCATCCTCGGCTGGCCGGTAAATCTATTGCCGCCTGAGGTAGCCCGCGAAGTAATTCGAGGTGGCCGCGCGGTTTGCGCCGACGCCGGCATCCCCCTCGCTGGCGGCCACTCCATCGATGCGCCCGAGCCGATCTTCGGTTTGGCAGTAACGGGCGTTGTGGAAAAGCAGCGCCTGAAGCGCAACGACAGTGCGCGTGCCGGGGATAAGTTGTTCCTAACGAAACCTCTGGGTATTGGTATTCTGACCACCGCTGAAAAGCAGGAAAAGCTGCGCTCCGAAGATGCCGGCACTGCCCGCGACCTCATGTGCACCCTGAACCGCCCGGGCAGTCGCTTTGCACGTATGGACGCCGTCAGCGCAATGACCGACGTTACCGGCTTTGGCCTACTCGGGCATCTGGTGGAAATGGCCGATGGCAGCAACCTCACCGCACGTATTCGCTACGATGCGGTGCCGCGCATCCCGGGAGTCGACCACTACCTGCAGCAGGGCTGTGTGCCCGGCGGTACTGGTCGAAACTTCGACAGTTACGGGCACCGGGTCAGCCTGTCGAGCGAAGATCAAAAACAGCTACTTGCCGACCCGCAAACCAGCGGTGGTTTGTTAGTTGCGGTTGCGCCACAACAGGAAGCGGAGTTTCTCGCGGCGACCGCGGAATTTGGGCTGGAACTGCAACCGATCGGCGAACTGGTAGCGCCAGACTCTGAAGGTGCACAACGAGGCCCTGCGGTGATTGTGGAATGA
- the mnmH gene encoding tRNA 2-selenouridine(34) synthase MnmH gives MSGAGSRPDSTDYREIFLSDRPLIDTRAPLEFNKGSFPCATSLPLMTDAERQKVGTCFKQQGQDAAIKLGHQLVSGAIKEERVNAWAEFARKHPEGYLFCFRGGLRSQISQQWLHEAGVDYPRIQGGYKAMRTFLLNEIESAVSECQFTLVGGMTGTGKTEVLNVLANAVDLEKHANHRGSTFGKRATPQPSQIGFENALAIDFLKRRAAAQHHFVLEDESRLIGRCSVPFSLHQQMRSYPLVWLDDAFENRVERILGDYVIDLCAEFISEHGTEQGPEIFATSLKQNLSNITKRLGGERYRQLAAMMDQALEQQLATGNVERHRDWISSLLQEYYDPMYDYQIEKNAERIIFRGKQQEVVEYLREQAPA, from the coding sequence ATGAGTGGCGCCGGCAGCAGACCCGACAGCACGGACTACCGGGAAATCTTTCTCAGCGATCGGCCACTGATCGACACCCGCGCCCCGCTTGAATTCAATAAGGGCTCCTTCCCCTGCGCCACCAGCCTGCCGTTGATGACCGACGCAGAACGGCAAAAGGTCGGTACCTGTTTCAAGCAACAGGGACAGGATGCCGCCATAAAACTGGGGCACCAACTGGTCAGCGGCGCGATCAAAGAAGAGCGGGTAAACGCTTGGGCCGAATTCGCCCGCAAACATCCGGAAGGCTACCTGTTTTGCTTCCGCGGTGGCCTGCGCTCACAGATTAGCCAGCAGTGGCTGCATGAGGCAGGCGTCGATTACCCTCGGATACAGGGTGGCTACAAAGCCATGCGCACCTTCCTGCTGAATGAAATAGAAAGTGCCGTCAGTGAATGCCAGTTTACCCTCGTGGGCGGTATGACCGGCACCGGCAAAACCGAAGTGCTCAACGTGCTCGCCAACGCAGTAGATCTGGAGAAGCACGCCAACCACCGCGGCTCCACCTTCGGAAAACGAGCTACACCACAACCGTCGCAGATCGGGTTCGAGAATGCGCTGGCTATCGACTTTTTAAAGCGCCGCGCTGCAGCCCAGCACCACTTCGTGCTGGAAGATGAAAGCCGCCTGATTGGCCGCTGTTCCGTACCCTTCTCATTACACCAGCAAATGCGCAGCTATCCACTCGTATGGCTGGATGATGCATTTGAAAACCGCGTTGAGCGCATCCTCGGGGACTATGTCATCGACCTGTGTGCAGAATTTATCTCCGAACATGGTACGGAACAGGGCCCAGAAATATTTGCCACGTCACTCAAGCAAAACCTGTCCAATATCACCAAACGCCTCGGCGGTGAGCGTTACCGCCAGTTAGCCGCAATGATGGACCAGGCGCTGGAGCAACAGCTTGCCACCGGCAATGTCGAGCGACACAGGGACTGGATCAGCAGCCTGCTACAAGAATACTACGACCCGATGTACGACTACCAAATCGAAAAAAATGCTGAACGCATTATATTTCGCGGCAAGCAACAGGAAGTGGTGGAATACCTGCGGGAGCAAGCACCGGCGTAA
- a CDS encoding DOPA 4,5-dioxygenase family protein has translation MSKATHPINQHVAYHAHIYFDENSAVFASELRGMLQKEFALKVGRFHEQPVGPHPAGSFQVIFGREDFAGFVSWLECNRGELSVLIHALTGDDLKDHTDYVYWLGKPCDLNLAIFNKPH, from the coding sequence ATGTCTAAGGCAACACATCCTATTAACCAGCACGTTGCGTACCATGCGCATATTTACTTCGATGAAAACAGCGCGGTATTTGCGTCTGAACTCCGGGGTATGCTTCAGAAAGAGTTTGCTCTCAAGGTTGGGCGGTTCCATGAGCAGCCTGTAGGGCCACATCCTGCGGGCAGTTTTCAGGTCATTTTTGGTCGTGAAGATTTTGCGGGCTTCGTGTCCTGGTTGGAGTGCAATCGCGGTGAGTTGAGCGTGCTGATTCACGCGCTTACTGGTGATGATCTGAAAGATCACACGGATTATGTCTATTGGCTTGGGAAGCCCTGTGACCTAAATCTCGCCATATTTAACAAGCCGCATTGA
- a CDS encoding B12-binding domain-containing radical SAM protein, producing the protein MKVSIVDLNNFSRYPTLSIGYFVAILRKEGIDVEVCSPLNFGVHGYPRTVKQPYWKRFSEFLNYWMAVSRASLVRRIRDTIKNWYRPGGNSDQIRITEAVEALIADTPDVLLISAYTMYHDICKNIGHLCSKKGIPVVVGGSGFYIAETCREWLETCGITAVYSGEPEQHFIELISALAKEGDFENIPGVITRNKPFNTAQPLTQLDSPPFPDFSDFPWKNYPNKIIPIMTGRGCEWGLCTFCSDVKTTSGRTFRSRDLTPVLSEIQTQQQRYQANLFVFLDLKLNSNVTLWRGLASGLSKLEKPIKWTASVHVDSRNENGLSFHDLKKASDSGLVRITCGLESGSESVLRHMAKGVKLSRMSKFIEDAHRAEISVRITCMIGYPNETAKDVLETVNFLRKHRNQIERVTLNRFANMPKTPIESKLREAEKEYPHIAVKELDISNGIIPYENRRMSSTAFLGAAYQLISEVNTINRKPLLEKAKEFEGAF; encoded by the coding sequence ATGAAAGTTTCCATAGTTGATCTAAATAACTTTTCCCGATATCCAACGTTATCTATCGGATACTTTGTAGCGATTCTACGAAAAGAAGGCATCGATGTTGAAGTATGCTCACCATTGAATTTCGGCGTACATGGATATCCGAGAACAGTGAAGCAACCATATTGGAAAAGATTTTCAGAGTTTTTAAATTACTGGATGGCGGTTTCTAGAGCCTCCCTAGTCAGACGCATCAGAGATACAATCAAGAACTGGTATCGACCAGGAGGAAATAGCGATCAAATACGGATCACCGAAGCAGTTGAAGCACTTATTGCAGATACCCCTGACGTCCTCCTTATCTCTGCGTATACAATGTATCACGATATCTGTAAAAATATCGGACACCTATGCTCGAAGAAAGGAATCCCTGTTGTAGTAGGAGGCAGCGGATTCTATATAGCTGAAACTTGTAGAGAATGGCTTGAAACTTGCGGAATTACAGCTGTGTACTCTGGTGAACCGGAGCAGCACTTTATTGAACTCATTAGCGCACTCGCAAAAGAAGGGGATTTTGAAAATATACCCGGCGTAATTACGAGAAACAAACCATTCAATACAGCTCAGCCACTCACACAACTTGACTCTCCCCCCTTCCCTGACTTCAGCGATTTCCCCTGGAAAAATTACCCCAACAAAATTATTCCTATTATGACGGGAAGAGGATGCGAATGGGGATTATGCACATTTTGCTCTGACGTAAAAACCACATCAGGAAGAACATTTCGATCTCGCGACCTAACACCCGTATTATCAGAAATACAAACTCAACAGCAACGCTACCAGGCCAATCTATTCGTATTCCTAGACCTGAAATTGAATTCTAATGTCACACTATGGAGAGGGTTAGCAAGTGGACTAAGCAAACTCGAGAAGCCCATAAAGTGGACGGCATCAGTTCATGTCGACTCTAGAAACGAAAATGGCCTTTCTTTCCATGACCTGAAAAAAGCTTCAGATTCAGGCCTCGTACGGATCACTTGCGGTCTCGAATCCGGAAGTGAAAGCGTATTACGCCATATGGCGAAGGGTGTAAAGCTAAGTAGAATGTCAAAATTCATCGAAGATGCCCATAGGGCTGAGATCAGTGTTCGCATTACTTGCATGATTGGATACCCCAACGAAACAGCTAAAGACGTACTGGAAACGGTTAATTTTCTAAGAAAACATCGAAATCAGATCGAGAGGGTGACACTTAACCGATTTGCAAACATGCCGAAGACACCAATTGAAAGCAAGCTCCGCGAAGCAGAAAAAGAATACCCCCATATAGCTGTCAAAGAACTCGATATCTCAAACGGAATTATCCCATATGAAAATCGACGAATGAGCTCAACTGCATTTCTTGGAGCGGCCTATCAGCTAATTTCAGAAGTCAATACTATTAACAGAAAACCTTTACTTGAAAAAGCAAAAGAGTTTGAGGGTGCCTTCTAA
- a CDS encoding GNAT family N-acetyltransferase has protein sequence MDVRLIAIDDAARLSRFYEVNQTHLQAWEPSKSEEYHSESVWEARLQEWCSPAESDNSFHFISIDPSSDKIVATCSLTNVVRGPFRACYMGYAVDHRYEGRGVMKALCQHVIDYAFTDLSLNRVMANYMPRNGRSAILLKSLGFVKEGEAKRYLKINGIWEDHVLTSLLNPTNI, from the coding sequence ATGGACGTTAGATTAATCGCTATTGATGACGCCGCCCGGTTATCCAGGTTCTATGAGGTAAATCAGACGCATCTGCAGGCTTGGGAACCGAGTAAGTCTGAAGAGTACCACTCTGAATCTGTCTGGGAGGCACGTTTGCAAGAGTGGTGCTCTCCAGCCGAAAGCGACAATTCATTTCACTTTATTTCAATCGATCCTAGCAGCGATAAAATCGTTGCTACATGTTCGCTCACGAATGTCGTCCGAGGTCCGTTCAGGGCATGTTATATGGGGTACGCGGTTGATCATCGATACGAGGGTAGAGGTGTCATGAAGGCACTTTGTCAGCACGTCATCGATTACGCGTTTACGGACCTCTCGTTAAATCGAGTTATGGCAAACTACATGCCGAGAAACGGTAGGTCGGCGATACTGCTCAAGAGCCTTGGTTTTGTCAAAGAGGGTGAGGCGAAGCGGTATTTGAAAATTAATGGGATTTGGGAGGATCACGTGCTAACGTCCCTCCTCAATCCAACAAATATCTAG
- a CDS encoding TM2 domain-containing protein produces the protein MSSATEGRIVSDSNAQKRSDLNIFLMLVLSFFLGVFGAHRFYAQRYLSAIIQLLTLGGLGIWALVDFIIIAFGEFKDSYGYKVRYP, from the coding sequence ATGAGTTCAGCTACGGAAGGAAGAATTGTCTCAGATAGTAATGCGCAGAAAAGAAGCGACTTAAATATATTTCTTATGCTGGTTCTCTCATTTTTTCTGGGAGTTTTCGGTGCGCATCGGTTTTATGCTCAGCGCTATTTGTCAGCGATTATTCAATTACTGACATTGGGTGGCTTAGGTATTTGGGCTTTGGTTGACTTTATTATTATTGCTTTCGGCGAGTTTAAGGATTCTTATGGCTATAAGGTTCGATACCCGTAG
- a CDS encoding GNAT family N-acetyltransferase — protein MAFAPASHILANSYLPLNEALGIKRTHEITKELNPTVSELNTLSDGIAEFTEKYIGSENRQELTFFARGIEDNVVGGVKGSYGNYSWLWIDTLWVSSSVRGKGLGAKLLATIESEARRNGCRYSYLNTFSFSAAEFYKKYGYRVYAELDDFPERHSVLCLKKKLISG, from the coding sequence TTGGCTTTTGCTCCTGCGTCGCATATTTTAGCCAACAGTTATTTGCCTCTGAATGAGGCGCTAGGCATAAAGCGCACCCACGAAATTACAAAAGAGCTAAACCCAACCGTTAGTGAGCTCAATACCCTTTCAGATGGTATCGCCGAGTTTACTGAAAAGTACATCGGGTCGGAAAACCGCCAGGAGCTGACATTCTTCGCTAGGGGTATAGAAGATAATGTAGTTGGTGGTGTTAAGGGTAGTTATGGGAACTATAGCTGGTTATGGATTGATACCCTGTGGGTATCGAGCTCTGTTCGCGGAAAGGGGCTCGGAGCTAAGCTGCTGGCTACTATAGAATCTGAAGCACGCAGAAACGGCTGCCGCTATTCATATCTTAATACCTTTAGTTTTAGTGCAGCAGAGTTCTATAAAAAGTATGGATACCGCGTTTACGCTGAGCTCGATGATTTTCCGGAGCGCCACAGTGTTCTTTGTCTAAAAAAGAAGCTGATCTCTGGCTAG
- a CDS encoding ankyrin repeat domain-containing protein, translated as MQKVFTFTLLFFTCFSFSVRGETFKPYIIESSDSDVCNLALNHYSELFKSKQRSTEGLKKSKGVTFPEFSLREVSNGRGNLKTAIVDFYGSQKMYVFHERSHSWRGDIYTGYIIESEEIDVLESHLIERKTDVFVPFYPMGALAYGSDFSWWENLPFQFKDKWYVLTDYGDFHRHNSQRSVYQIQQDGSSKNVCTVKIFQNFDDGVKESLPLFTAYKRSVEQIVLSDGDCGTSRPEVAARWSGQFFSSMAIIRPWAIEPTWKSTKNSWDAARIEFQQKHFEDWKYQDIWSYREHATNKNLMFDAIAELKNHYVSNYSYSEPEAYEHASKIIQSIPGRYYSLGVYYNQDKDFSIFQQMVDGTYNNWESINQDLKLKYGSVPLVALSLMVDSPRAYEMLPSTISQSSIESFYKKDVLMFAAHMNNFDSVKYLLDSGWPVDKVTSHDSGYSCGSKLERLNRSALTYAAENASIEVMRLLVDAGADVKIKDSKGNNLDYYLNLNPRFSAEEKMSGFESVLKTYSKLKDIKPSYSCDGKLNRLEKAICNSAGLSIYDRELSKGYRDIIASNNLTIDIKSSQISWLKRRNSECKIYSTDEQLNACLARTTRARIRYLESIQSALNKSLQQDK; from the coding sequence ATGCAAAAAGTTTTCACCTTCACCTTGTTATTTTTTACTTGTTTCAGTTTTTCGGTTAGAGGGGAAACATTTAAACCCTATATAATTGAATCAAGCGATAGTGATGTTTGTAATCTAGCGCTTAATCACTATAGCGAACTTTTTAAGTCTAAGCAGAGAAGTACCGAAGGGCTCAAAAAATCTAAGGGGGTTACATTCCCTGAGTTTTCCTTACGAGAAGTTTCAAATGGTCGAGGAAATTTAAAAACAGCGATCGTTGATTTTTATGGCTCACAAAAGATGTATGTATTCCATGAGCGTTCACACAGTTGGCGTGGTGATATATATACTGGCTATATTATTGAGTCCGAAGAAATAGACGTTTTAGAAAGCCACTTAATAGAAAGAAAAACAGATGTTTTTGTACCTTTTTATCCAATGGGTGCCTTGGCGTATGGTTCTGATTTTTCGTGGTGGGAAAACCTCCCATTTCAATTTAAAGATAAATGGTATGTTTTAACTGACTATGGCGACTTTCATCGTCACAACTCGCAAAGAAGTGTGTACCAAATTCAGCAAGATGGATCATCAAAAAATGTTTGCACAGTAAAGATATTTCAGAATTTTGATGATGGCGTGAAAGAGTCACTACCATTGTTTACAGCATATAAGCGTTCTGTTGAACAAATTGTGTTATCTGATGGAGATTGTGGGACTTCTCGACCTGAAGTAGCAGCTAGGTGGAGTGGTCAATTTTTTTCTTCAATGGCAATAATTAGGCCTTGGGCAATTGAGCCAACATGGAAAAGTACGAAAAATAGTTGGGATGCAGCAAGAATTGAATTCCAGCAGAAGCACTTTGAAGATTGGAAATATCAAGATATCTGGAGTTATAGAGAGCATGCTACAAATAAAAACTTAATGTTTGATGCAATTGCAGAGCTAAAAAATCATTATGTTTCTAATTACTCCTATTCAGAGCCTGAAGCCTATGAACATGCATCTAAAATTATTCAATCTATACCTGGTAGATATTATTCGCTAGGAGTTTATTATAACCAAGACAAAGATTTTTCGATTTTTCAACAAATGGTGGATGGAACTTACAATAACTGGGAAAGTATTAATCAGGATTTGAAACTCAAATACGGCAGTGTTCCACTTGTTGCGCTTTCGTTAATGGTAGACTCTCCTCGAGCCTATGAAATGCTACCTTCTACTATTAGTCAAAGCTCAATTGAATCTTTTTACAAGAAAGATGTTTTAATGTTTGCTGCTCACATGAATAATTTTGATTCAGTAAAATATTTGCTCGATTCTGGTTGGCCTGTAGATAAAGTAACTAGCCATGACTCAGGATATTCATGTGGTTCTAAATTAGAGCGTCTTAATAGGAGTGCTCTGACTTACGCAGCTGAAAATGCTTCTATTGAAGTTATGCGACTTTTGGTTGATGCAGGAGCAGATGTTAAAATCAAAGATAGTAAGGGAAATAACCTCGACTACTATCTCAACTTAAATCCTAGATTTTCAGCGGAAGAAAAAATGTCTGGATTTGAGAGCGTGTTAAAAACATATTCAAAACTAAAAGATATAAAACCAAGTTATTCGTGTGACGGGAAGCTTAACCGTCTGGAAAAAGCGATATGTAATAGTGCAGGCCTTTCGATTTATGATCGTGAGCTGAGCAAAGGTTATCGAGATATTATTGCAAGCAATAATTTAACTATTGATATAAAATCGAGTCAAATTTCATGGTTAAAGAGAAGGAATTCAGAATGCAAAATTTATTCAACAGATGAACAGCTTAATGCTTGCTTGGCACGAACAACCAGGGCTCGGATAAGATATTTAGAGTCTATACAATCGGCACTTAACAAGTCATTGCAACAGGACAAATAA
- a CDS encoding DUF2846 domain-containing protein, whose product MKKLAIAILAMLLSGCISTVAKGPVFSGLDEAKESKSVVYIYKKYSDDGVTACLKFLLNEAEHGCLWGQGFLRAEVSPGEQELALQTNAFMGPRLIEYKFTAEPGKTYFYEFIFTSGNVTDDALAIKKVGLGLSAGRTHVFSSGAHALYQKETEVAIKDLVPLKESI is encoded by the coding sequence ATGAAGAAATTAGCGATAGCGATACTTGCAATGCTTCTCAGCGGTTGTATATCGACAGTGGCGAAAGGGCCAGTATTCTCTGGGCTAGATGAAGCGAAAGAGTCAAAATCTGTTGTTTATATATACAAAAAATATTCAGATGATGGCGTGACCGCGTGCCTTAAATTTTTACTTAACGAAGCGGAGCATGGATGTCTTTGGGGGCAAGGGTTTCTGCGTGCGGAGGTGTCACCCGGAGAGCAAGAGTTAGCGCTTCAAACTAATGCTTTCATGGGACCTAGATTAATTGAATACAAGTTCACTGCGGAGCCAGGAAAAACGTATTTTTACGAGTTCATTTTTACTAGCGGCAACGTAACTGATGATGCTCTTGCTATCAAAAAGGTCGGCTTAGGATTAAGCGCTGGTCGAACTCATGTGTTTTCTTCTGGTGCGCATGCGCTTTACCAAAAGGAAACAGAGGTAGCTATAAAGGACTTAGTGCCACTTAAAGAGTCCATTTGA
- a CDS encoding SMI1/KNR4 family protein, whose product MSDEHYEDFLATIGVVSANYHSIYAGDTLVSLTLNFWSWDEVLDGIEKRNEWQVSDNLIPFYGDWHNLYCLDISDGKILSLNDAREIEFQWEDTASFKSSLSTKEVESSANVRVISGRLEF is encoded by the coding sequence ATGAGCGACGAGCACTACGAGGATTTCTTGGCGACTATCGGAGTAGTATCCGCAAATTATCATTCGATTTATGCGGGAGATACTCTAGTCTCGCTAACTCTAAATTTTTGGAGTTGGGATGAGGTTCTGGATGGAATCGAAAAAAGAAATGAGTGGCAAGTTTCAGATAATCTCATTCCATTTTATGGTGATTGGCATAATTTGTACTGCCTAGATATTAGTGATGGGAAAATTCTTTCTCTAAATGATGCGCGAGAGATTGAGTTTCAATGGGAAGATACAGCTAGCTTTAAGTCTAGTTTGTCAACTAAAGAAGTTGAATCCTCTGCGAATGTCAGGGTTATAAGTGGCCGGCTCGAATTTTAG